One genomic region from Tachyglossus aculeatus isolate mTacAcu1 unplaced genomic scaffold, mTacAcu1.pri scaffold_82_arrow_ctg1, whole genome shotgun sequence encodes:
- the LOC119924147 gene encoding putative vomeronasal receptor-like protein 4 has translation MPLFHLQTFWEYIQRVFLGTLAMMTSRDIAQAICFLAQTGVGVMGNSLLITLHISMFLLNHKTKPTDLIILHLALVHAMMLLTRGVTVGASLLGHRLIQSDIGCKTFAYVYRVSRGLSICTTALLNAVQAVTISPRSSPWAQLKVSTPKCILSICVFSWLVNPLISRNLLLQVNSSPNMTMWGPRFHDNDCSITSIGTALQGFCLALMILRDGTSLGLMSHASAHIVLFLYRHGQRVQYLHTSNLPGQAAPERRATQSILLLLSCFVTFYCVDFLFSCFLGTSLKNNFILNNANTFVVSGYATISPFVLLQSNPGIIKFLLHFLPKKSPHGPQVATTETLVSMILEMNMSNKH, from the exons atgcccctcttCCACCTGCAGACGTTCTGGGAgtatatccaaagagttttcttg gGCACTCTGGCGATGATGACCTCAAGAGACATAGCCCAGGCTATCTGCTTCCTCGCCCAGACCGGAGTTGGGGTCATGGGAAATTCCCTCCTGATCACACTCCACATCTCCATGTTTCTTCTGAACCACAAGACGAAGCCCACGGACCTGATCATCcttcacctggccctggtccacgccATGATGCTCCTTACCAGAGGGGTGACCGTGGGGGCATCTCTGCTGGGGCACCGGCTCATCCAGAGTGACATCGGGTGTAAGACTTTCGCATATGTGTACCGCGTTTCCCGCGGCCTCTCCATCTGCACCACTGCCCTCCTGAATGCAGTCCAGGCCGTCACCATCAGTCCCAGGAGCAGTCCCTGGGCCCAGCTCAAAGTCAGCACCCCAAAATGCATCTTGTCGATTTGTGTCTTCTCCTGGTTGGTCAACCCACTGATTAGCAGAAACCTTCTGCTCCAAGTCAACTCTTCCCCCAACATGACCATGTGGGGGCCGAGATTCCATGATAATGACTGTTCCATCACCTCCATCGGCACCGCCCTCCAGGGGTTTTGTCTTGCCCTGATGATTCTGCGGGACGGCACCTCTCTGGGGCTCATGAGCCACGCCAGTGCCCACATAGTCCTTTTCCTCTATCGACATGGCCAGCGGGTCCAGTATCTTCACACCTCCAACCTCCCCGGCCAAGCCGCTCCAGAGAGAAGAGCCACCCAGAGCATCCTGCTGCTGTTGAGCTGCTTTGTGACTTTCTACTGTGTGGACTTCCTATTTTCCTGCTTCCTAGGCACATCCTTAAAGAATAACTTCATACTTAACAATGCTAACACGTTTGTGGTCAGTGGCTATGCCACCATCAGCCCCTTTGTGCTGCTCCAAAGCAACCCAGGAATCATTAAGTTCTTGCTTCATTTTTTGCCGAAGAAAAGTCCCCACGGCCCCCAGGTGGCCACTACT gaaaCACTGGTTTCCATGATCCTGGAGATGAACATGTCAAACAAACACTAG
- the LOC119924093 gene encoding vomeronasal type-1 receptor 4-like: MLPSVLFQESVTAHELLSQPAGKVEMGTHLLSMFQAITISPGNSCWAGVKSVFPKCIIPSCVLFWVLSLLIDVNVVIYVTGPRNSTSVHVAFDLKYCAVTSPSTEAALVNAVMVSFRDLFFVGITSMASGYMVFILRRHHQRVRHLHRPGHSPRVMLEVRAAKRVVALVTPYVILYGRQSITLSVLLNRKEKSPLLVNIHMVLSFTFSTISPFLVIHSRRVLETSCLERHANSQELQY; encoded by the exons ATGCTGCCTTCAGTTTTGTTCCAGGAAAGTGTGACTGCCCACGAGCTGCTCTCTCAGCCAGCAGGAAAGGTGGAGATGG GTACTCACCTTCTGAGCATgttccaggccatcaccatcagtcccGGCAACTCGTGCTGGGCTGGAGTCAAATCCGTATTCCCCAAGTGCATCATCCCCTCCTGTGTCCTTTTCTGGGTCCTCAGTCTGCTGATTGATGTCAATGTGGTGATATATGTGACAGGCCCTCGGAACAGCACCAGTGTACACGTCGCATTCGACCTCAAGTATTGTGCAGTAACCTCTCCCAGTACAGAGGCTGCCCTGGTAAACGCAGTTATGGTCTCCTTCCGAGACCTGTTCTTTGTGGGGATCACAAGCATGGCCAGCGGTTACATGGTGTTCATCTTGCGCAGGCACCACCAGCGGGTCCGGCACCTTCACAGGCCTGGCCACTCCCCCAGGGTGATGCTCGAAGTCAGAGCAGCCAAGAGGGTTGTTGCCCTGGTGACGCCCTATGTCATCCTCTATGGACGACAGTCGATCACGTTGAGTGTTttactaaataggaaggagaagtcTCCTCTGCTGGTAAATATCCACATGGTGCTGTCGTTCACCTTCTCCACCATCAGTCCATTCCTGGTGATTCACA GTAGGAGGGTGTTGGAGACCAGCTGCCTGGAAAGACATGCAA ACTCTCAAGAACTCCAATATTAG